From one Planktothrix agardhii NIES-204 genomic stretch:
- a CDS encoding coproporphyrinogen III oxidase, with translation MTDSSILTNTQSQPGFPSLESPRSAYLHIPFCRRRCFYCDFAVSVVGDRQHGDNSAIIQDYVKVLCQEIAQQSVSSNIYPLKTVFFGGGTPSLLSVNQLEQILHLVDKKLGISTDAEISMEVDPGTFDQEKLQGFLDLGVNRISLGVQGFQDKLLQLAGRSHTVDDIFSAINIIEKTGIKNWSLDLISGLPEQTLEDWEYSLKTLLKINPNHISIYDLIVEDKTPFSRYYTPGEFPLPTEESTAQMYRLAQQLLTQAGYEHYEISNYAKPEFQCQHNLVYWKKQPYYGFGMGAASYLQGYRLTRPRKRQEYYAWVNGNYSYNIAEFVDTTQEKLLETLMLGLRLAEGINLEYLSQQFGAETLAQILTILITFKNQGLVQFLDTQKQPISNTIQPHLNQGFIQLTDPDGFLLSNQILSTLFAELSDL, from the coding sequence ATGACTGATTCTTCTATTCTCACTAACACTCAATCTCAACCCGGTTTTCCATCTTTAGAATCCCCCAGATCCGCCTATTTACATATTCCTTTCTGTCGTCGCCGTTGTTTCTACTGTGATTTTGCCGTGTCTGTAGTAGGCGATCGCCAACATGGGGATAATTCTGCCATAATTCAAGACTATGTAAAAGTTTTATGTCAAGAAATTGCCCAACAATCCGTTTCTTCTAATATTTATCCTTTAAAAACCGTTTTCTTTGGCGGTGGAACTCCTTCGTTATTATCGGTTAATCAGTTAGAACAAATTTTACATCTAGTAGATAAAAAATTAGGTATTTCTACAGATGCAGAAATTTCTATGGAAGTAGACCCCGGAACTTTCGATCAAGAAAAATTACAAGGTTTTCTGGATTTGGGGGTAAATCGAATTAGTTTAGGGGTACAAGGATTTCAGGATAAACTCTTACAATTAGCTGGGCGATCTCATACCGTTGATGATATTTTTTCAGCAATTAATATTATTGAAAAAACTGGAATCAAAAACTGGAGTTTAGATTTAATTTCCGGTCTACCCGAACAAACCTTAGAAGATTGGGAATATTCCTTAAAAACCCTATTAAAAATTAACCCCAATCATATCTCGATTTACGACCTAATAGTCGAAGATAAAACACCCTTTTCTCGATATTATACTCCGGGTGAATTTCCCCTACCCACGGAAGAATCCACCGCCCAAATGTATCGTTTAGCTCAACAACTTTTAACACAAGCTGGCTATGAACATTACGAAATTTCTAACTATGCCAAACCCGAATTTCAATGTCAACATAATTTAGTCTACTGGAAAAAACAACCCTATTATGGTTTTGGCATGGGGGCGGCAAGTTATCTTCAGGGTTATCGCTTAACTCGACCTCGAAAACGACAAGAATATTATGCCTGGGTTAATGGTAATTATTCATACAATATTGCCGAATTTGTCGATACAACCCAAGAAAAACTATTAGAAACATTAATGTTAGGATTACGGTTAGCAGAAGGAATTAATTTAGAATATCTATCACAACAATTTGGAGCCGAAACCCTAGCCCAAATATTAACAATATTAATTACTTTTAAAAATCAAGGATTAGTTCAATTTTTAGATACCCAAAAACAACCTATTTCTAACACCATTCAACCGCACTTAAATCAAGGTTTTATTCAATTAACAGATCCCGATGGTTTCTTACTTTCTAATCAAATTTTATCTACATTATTTGCAGAATTAAGTGATCTGTAA
- a CDS encoding putative cytidine/deoxycytidylate deaminase, protein MSGSPNPIFNNYSTHQYWMSRALELAQQAGEAGEVPVGAIIINQNNQLISQAQNRKERDCDPTAHAEILALREAGKLLKNWHLNTCTLYVTLEPCPLCTGAILQARLGLLVYGADDPKTGTIRTVINLPNSPCSYHKLSVLGGILESPCRQQLQSWFAQKRN, encoded by the coding sequence ATGTCTGGTTCCCCAAACCCAATTTTTAACAACTATTCCACCCATCAATATTGGATGAGTCGGGCTTTAGAATTAGCGCAACAAGCTGGAGAAGCCGGAGAAGTCCCCGTTGGAGCTATTATTATTAATCAGAACAATCAACTAATTTCCCAAGCCCAAAACCGCAAAGAAAGAGACTGTGACCCCACCGCCCACGCCGAAATATTAGCCCTACGAGAAGCAGGAAAACTATTAAAAAATTGGCATCTAAATACCTGTACTTTGTACGTCACCCTTGAACCCTGTCCCTTATGTACCGGAGCCATATTACAAGCTCGTTTAGGGTTACTGGTTTATGGCGCCGATGACCCCAAAACCGGAACTATCCGTACCGTTATCAACCTTCCCAATAGTCCCTGTTCTTATCATAAATTATCGGTTTTAGGTGGAATATTAGAATCTCCTTGTCGTCAACAATTACAATCTTGGTTTGCTCAAAAACGCAATTAA
- the phoD gene encoding phosphodiesterase/alkaline phosphatase D, whose product MLSANGLFNESFYLAQNPDVAVAVASGIIANGFQHFIESGQFQVRQPSPLYDESYYLATNPDVAQLIKSGAFASGFQHYINLGQLENRSPSVLFDSTYYLTENPALAAIVAQGNITGIEHFVNFGQFEDRSPTPFYNSNYYLAKNPDVAIAVARDELTGIEHYINIGAAENRQFTPFIQPQGSSLPNRVATGDTTPNSTVFLTRSSAAGTVSLEYGNNLSFINPLGILYSDVTDITEPVKLAANNLTPNTQYFYRFTNAEGTSSVGSFRTPAAIGTQQGLRFGATADGQGELMPYMSVNNIPERNLDFFVGLGNTISADTISPDLPGVEQAVTPLDFRTKYNEIVSPRLELNPWANLQAATTIYSTWNDQNLITGFAGGEIPALSPQQLFFGTDGQFINNTDQFNIGLQAWKEYNPVGNQVYGKTGDPRTANQDKLYRYQPFGSDGALFVLDARSFRDAPLPQVPDPALDIQINQFLASSFDPNRTLLGKAQLDDLKIDLLEAQNSGVSWKFIFSPVPIQNLGLYDSANRWEGYASERRDLLQFIDQNNIKNVVFVSGGAGGTIVNELTYQLNFDQPQIKTDAIEITVGPIGYQLNLGESFIPGTWGSEIMNFSSIDTITQDTKDFYSGLDTASSKDQLVQNILNNQLNQFGYDPIGLDETKLNSELIKGSYFAVHNFGWTEFIVDPQTQKLQVNVYGIEPYTQTDIQSIPANIINRQPEVISQFVINSI is encoded by the coding sequence ATGTTATCAGCCAATGGCTTATTTAATGAATCCTTTTATTTAGCACAAAACCCCGATGTGGCGGTGGCGGTTGCTAGTGGAATTATTGCTAATGGATTTCAACACTTTATTGAGTCCGGTCAATTTCAGGTTCGCCAACCCAGTCCCCTCTATGATGAATCCTATTATTTAGCTACAAATCCTGACGTTGCCCAATTGATTAAAAGTGGAGCTTTTGCCAGTGGGTTTCAACATTATATTAACCTGGGACAGTTGGAAAATCGCAGCCCCAGTGTTTTATTTGATAGTACCTATTATTTAACCGAAAATCCGGCTCTTGCGGCCATCGTTGCCCAGGGAAATATTACCGGAATTGAGCATTTTGTTAACTTTGGACAATTTGAAGATCGCAGTCCCACACCCTTTTATAATTCTAACTATTATTTAGCTAAAAATCCCGATGTTGCCATTGCCGTTGCCCGGGATGAACTCACCGGAATTGAACATTATATTAACATTGGAGCCGCCGAAAATCGTCAATTTACCCCCTTTATTCAACCCCAAGGTTCTAGTTTACCTAATCGAGTCGCCACCGGAGATACAACCCCCAATTCCACGGTATTTTTAACCCGTAGTTCGGCGGCGGGAACTGTTAGTCTGGAATATGGGAATAATCTTAGTTTTATTAATCCTTTGGGAATCCTTTATAGTGACGTCACAGATATTACTGAACCCGTTAAGTTAGCAGCTAATAATTTAACTCCAAATACTCAATATTTTTATCGGTTTACCAATGCAGAAGGAACATCATCAGTAGGAAGTTTTCGCACTCCAGCAGCTATTGGAACCCAACAGGGATTAAGATTTGGAGCCACCGCCGACGGACAAGGGGAATTAATGCCCTATATGTCGGTTAATAATATTCCTGAACGCAATTTAGACTTTTTTGTGGGATTGGGAAATACCATTTCTGCTGATACGATTTCCCCCGATTTACCCGGCGTTGAACAAGCGGTTACTCCCCTGGATTTTAGAACTAAATATAATGAGATTGTTTCCCCCCGTTTAGAACTTAATCCTTGGGCAAATTTACAAGCTGCAACAACAATATATAGCACTTGGAATGATCAAAATTTAATTACGGGTTTTGCGGGGGGAGAAATTCCCGCTTTATCTCCTCAACAGTTATTTTTTGGAACTGACGGACAATTTATTAATAATACTGATCAATTTAACATCGGTTTGCAAGCCTGGAAAGAGTATAATCCCGTGGGAAATCAAGTCTATGGAAAAACCGGAGACCCCCGCACTGCTAATCAAGATAAACTTTATAGATATCAACCTTTTGGCAGTGATGGGGCGTTATTTGTATTAGATGCACGTTCTTTTAGAGATGCACCTTTACCTCAAGTTCCTGACCCGGCTTTAGATATTCAAATTAATCAATTTTTAGCATCTTCTTTTGACCCTAACCGGACGTTATTAGGAAAAGCACAGTTAGATGATTTAAAGATTGATTTATTAGAAGCACAAAACTCTGGGGTGAGTTGGAAATTTATTTTTTCTCCGGTTCCAATTCAGAATTTAGGATTATATGATTCTGCTAACCGTTGGGAAGGATATGCCTCTGAACGTCGGGATTTATTACAATTTATTGATCAAAATAATATTAAAAATGTTGTATTTGTATCGGGAGGTGCCGGAGGAACTATTGTTAATGAGTTAACCTATCAATTGAATTTTGATCAACCTCAAATTAAAACCGATGCGATTGAAATTACTGTAGGGCCCATCGGTTATCAGTTAAATTTAGGTGAAAGCTTTATCCCTGGAACTTGGGGGTCAGAAATTATGAATTTTAGTTCTATTGATACTATTACCCAGGATACTAAGGATTTTTACTCAGGGTTAGATACGGCTTCAAGTAAAGATCAATTAGTCCAAAATATTCTGAATAATCAACTAAATCAATTCGGATATGATCCGATTGGTTTAGATGAAACAAAACTCAATTCTGAGTTAATTAAAGGGTCTTATTTTGCAGTTCATAATTTTGGCTGGACTGAATTTATTGTTGATCCACAAACTCAAAAATTGCAGGTGAATGTCTATGGAATTGAACCTTACACCCAAACAGATATCCAGTCAATTCCAGCTAATATTATTAATCGTCAGCCAGAAGTAATTAGTCAATTTGTGATTAATTCAATATAG
- a CDS encoding PIN domain protein, protein MLDAIIIILFIIAGAGTGFYGIELLPKPVLDQVTNIEGLRSVTGAFTALIGGVMGLVVQTSYRRLEEQVRQMPLDVLITRAIGLVIGLLVANLMLAPLFLLPIPREFGFMKPLFALLCSAMFGFTGVNLADTHGRAFFRIINPGSLDSMLLAEGTLKPAYTKVIDTSCIIDGRIESLLETGFIEGQILVPQFILQELQLVADAANDQKRVRGRRGLDILNRLREDYPDQISIHSIDYEEPQTVDAKLVRFAQEINGTLLTNDYNLSKVATVQQVPVLNINDLVQAIRASYLPGDIIELKIRKEGKEPSQGIGYLDDGTMVVVEDGSEYVGDLVRVIVTSSLQTSAGRMIFARPEHSVIA, encoded by the coding sequence ATGCTAGATGCAATCATTATTATTTTATTCATAATAGCTGGTGCTGGGACGGGCTTCTACGGCATTGAATTGCTTCCGAAACCTGTACTCGATCAAGTCACAAATATCGAAGGACTGCGATCGGTTACGGGTGCATTTACCGCTTTAATCGGAGGCGTAATGGGTTTAGTGGTGCAAACCAGCTATCGTCGCCTAGAAGAACAAGTTCGCCAGATGCCTCTTGACGTATTAATCACCCGTGCTATCGGTTTGGTGATTGGATTATTAGTCGCTAATTTAATGTTAGCACCGTTATTTTTACTGCCTATTCCCAGGGAATTTGGGTTTATGAAACCTTTGTTTGCACTGTTATGTAGTGCCATGTTTGGGTTTACGGGCGTTAATTTAGCGGATACCCACGGACGGGCATTTTTCAGAATTATTAATCCGGGTAGTTTAGACTCAATGTTATTGGCGGAAGGAACTCTAAAACCTGCTTATACCAAAGTAATTGATACCAGTTGTATTATTGATGGTCGGATTGAAAGTTTGTTAGAAACAGGGTTTATTGAAGGTCAAATTTTAGTACCTCAGTTTATTTTACAGGAGTTACAATTAGTTGCTGATGCGGCTAATGATCAAAAACGGGTGCGAGGACGGCGAGGATTAGATATTTTGAATCGTCTACGAGAAGACTATCCCGATCAGATTTCGATTCATTCCATTGATTATGAAGAACCGCAAACAGTCGATGCCAAATTAGTCCGATTTGCTCAAGAAATCAATGGCACGCTATTAACCAATGATTACAATTTATCAAAGGTGGCAACGGTACAACAAGTTCCAGTTTTGAATATTAATGATTTGGTGCAAGCGATCCGTGCCTCCTATTTACCAGGGGATATTATTGAGTTGAAAATTAGAAAGGAAGGGAAAGAACCATCTCAGGGTATTGGTTATTTAGATGATGGTACAATGGTTGTTGTAGAAGATGGAAGTGAGTATGTCGGGGATTTGGTACGAGTAATTGTGACAAGTTCCTTGCAAACTTCCGCAGGTCGGATGATTTTTGCCCGTCCTGAACATTCTGTGATCGCTTGA
- the purF gene encoding amidophosphoribosyltransferase → MIPNDSLDTHSAQVDHERPDKPEEACGVFGVYAPGEDVAKLTYFGLYALQHRGQESAGIATFDGDKVHLHKEMGLVSQVFNENILNELTGNLAVGHTRYSTTGSSRRVNAQPAVVSTRLGSLALAHNGNLVNTGELRAELTRRECDFLTTTDSEMIALAIASEVNSGKDWLEGALSAFTQCQGAYSLVIGTPKGMMGVRDPNGIRPLVIGILPTSPQRYVLASETCGLDIIGAEYLRDVEPGELVWITEEGMSSFHWSQKPARKLCVFEMIYFARPDSVMCGESLYSYRLEIGRILARESFIDADIVIGVPDSGIPAAIGFSQESGIPFAEGLIKNRYVGRTFIQPTQSMRESGIRMKLNPLKDVLEGKRVIMVDDSIVRGTTSRKIVKALRDAGAKEVHMRISSPPVTHPCFYGIDTDSQDQLIAATKSVEEIRQQIEVDTLAYLSWEGMLIATREDTNTFCSACFTGNYPIDIPEKVKRSKLILEKSVTV, encoded by the coding sequence ATGATTCCAAATGATTCCCTAGATACCCACTCTGCTCAGGTTGATCACGAACGACCTGATAAGCCGGAAGAAGCCTGTGGCGTTTTTGGGGTGTATGCTCCAGGGGAGGATGTCGCTAAACTGACTTATTTTGGTCTATATGCGCTACAACACCGAGGCCAAGAATCCGCCGGAATTGCCACCTTTGATGGCGACAAGGTGCATTTACATAAGGAGATGGGATTAGTCTCCCAGGTGTTTAATGAAAATATTTTAAATGAGTTAACTGGGAATCTGGCTGTCGGTCATACCCGCTATTCCACGACGGGATCAAGCCGTCGGGTGAATGCTCAACCGGCGGTGGTTTCAACTCGCCTGGGTTCCCTGGCTCTAGCACATAATGGTAATTTAGTCAATACGGGCGAATTGCGTGCAGAATTAACCCGGCGGGAATGTGATTTTCTGACCACCACCGATAGCGAAATGATTGCTTTAGCGATCGCTTCAGAAGTCAATAGTGGCAAAGACTGGTTAGAAGGGGCGTTAAGTGCTTTTACCCAGTGTCAGGGGGCCTATAGTTTAGTGATTGGGACTCCTAAAGGAATGATGGGGGTTCGTGACCCGAATGGGATTCGACCATTAGTGATTGGAATTTTACCGACAAGTCCGCAACGGTATGTTTTGGCGTCGGAAACCTGTGGATTAGATATTATTGGGGCGGAATATCTGCGGGATGTGGAACCGGGGGAATTGGTTTGGATTACAGAAGAAGGAATGTCTTCTTTCCACTGGAGTCAGAAACCCGCCCGGAAATTATGTGTGTTTGAGATGATTTATTTTGCCCGTCCTGATAGTGTGATGTGTGGCGAAAGTCTCTATAGTTATCGTTTGGAAATCGGACGAATTTTAGCTAGAGAATCCTTTATTGATGCGGATATTGTGATCGGGGTTCCTGACTCTGGGATTCCGGCGGCGATTGGATTTTCTCAGGAGTCTGGGATTCCTTTTGCTGAGGGATTAATTAAAAACCGTTATGTGGGTCGGACGTTTATTCAACCGACTCAAAGTATGCGGGAGTCGGGGATTCGGATGAAGTTAAACCCGTTAAAGGATGTCTTGGAAGGTAAACGGGTGATTATGGTGGATGATTCGATTGTCCGAGGGACGACCAGCCGCAAAATTGTGAAAGCGCTGCGGGATGCGGGTGCTAAGGAAGTTCACATGAGAATTTCTTCTCCTCCGGTGACTCATCCTTGTTTTTATGGGATTGATACTGATAGTCAGGATCAATTGATTGCGGCAACAAAATCAGTGGAAGAAATTCGTCAACAGATTGAGGTTGATACTTTAGCTTATTTAAGTTGGGAAGGAATGTTAATCGCGACACGGGAAGATACTAATACTTTCTGTTCGGCGTGTTTTACTGGGAATTATCCAATTGATATTCCTGAAAAGGTAAAACGATCTAAATTGATTTTGGAAAAATCGGTAACGGTTTAA
- a CDS encoding phosphoribosylformylglycinamidine synthase II produces the protein MSTKNNCPFSAEEIASEGIKPEEYEEIVRRLGRHPKKAELGMFGVMWSEHCCYKNSRPLLKQFPTTGERILVGPGENAGVVDFGDGLHIAFKIESHNHPSAIEPFQGAATGVGGILRDIFTMGARPIAALNSLRFGSLEDDRTRQIFKGVVSGISHYGNCFGVPTVGGEVYFDPAYNGNPLVNAMAIGLMETPEIVKSGASGIGNPVLYVGSTTGRDGMGGASFASAELSEESIQDRPAVQVGDPFLEKSLVEACLEAFKTGAVVAAQDMGAAGITCSTSEMAAKGGVGIELDLDLIPVRETGMVAYEYLLSESQERMLFVAQKGREQELIDIFHRWGLQAVVAGSVIAEPIVRILFQGEIAAEIPADALAENTPLYPREILSEPPEYVQIAWQWKPENLPESTISGIKIKGEFQSWNQILLTLLDTPSIASKRWVYRQYDHQVQNNTVLVPGGGDAAVIRLRPLEPPHPPLTKGGLEDEDPASPLTKGGLRGVYCGLAATVDCNSRYVYLDPYEGAKATVAEAARNLSCVGAEPIAVTDNLNFGSPEKPIGYWQLAESCRGISDGCKALNTPVTGGNVSLYNETLDAQGNPESIYPTPVVGMVGLIADLTKVCGQGWQSSGDLIYLLGDDKTLPTLGASEYLAVLHSTIAGKPPRVDFELEQKVQTACREGIRQGWIKSAHDCAEGGLAVALAESCLSGQKGATVKLGLGSNPSVRWDNILFGEGGGRILVSVHPESQLVWEGFLEQQLGKENDIWQNLGFVGSGSEPLRILADDQGLIEVDLGEMGDRYFNAIERRVDGQD, from the coding sequence ATGTCTACCAAAAATAATTGTCCCTTTTCTGCTGAAGAAATTGCCTCTGAAGGCATCAAACCCGAAGAATATGAAGAAATTGTCCGACGCTTAGGAAGACATCCCAAAAAAGCGGAATTAGGGATGTTTGGGGTGATGTGGAGCGAACACTGTTGTTATAAAAATTCCCGCCCTCTGCTCAAACAATTTCCCACCACGGGAGAGCGAATTTTAGTTGGCCCAGGAGAAAATGCCGGAGTTGTGGACTTTGGTGATGGGCTGCATATTGCCTTTAAAATCGAATCCCATAATCACCCTTCAGCTATTGAACCATTCCAAGGAGCTGCAACAGGAGTGGGGGGAATTTTAAGAGATATATTTACGATGGGAGCGCGTCCAATTGCGGCGTTAAATTCTTTACGGTTTGGTTCATTAGAAGATGACCGAACTAGACAAATATTTAAAGGGGTGGTTTCTGGTATTAGTCATTATGGTAATTGTTTCGGAGTTCCAACGGTTGGGGGAGAGGTTTATTTTGATCCAGCTTATAACGGAAATCCCCTAGTTAATGCCATGGCAATTGGGTTAATGGAAACCCCAGAAATTGTCAAATCTGGTGCTTCTGGAATTGGAAATCCGGTGTTATATGTAGGTTCAACAACGGGACGAGATGGCATGGGGGGAGCGAGTTTCGCCAGTGCCGAATTAAGTGAAGAATCGATTCAAGATCGTCCGGCGGTTCAGGTGGGAGATCCGTTTTTAGAAAAGTCTTTAGTGGAAGCTTGTCTAGAAGCATTTAAAACGGGTGCGGTGGTGGCAGCCCAGGATATGGGAGCGGCAGGAATTACCTGCTCAACATCAGAAATGGCGGCAAAAGGTGGGGTAGGAATTGAGCTAGATTTAGACTTAATTCCGGTACGGGAAACGGGAATGGTTGCCTATGAATATCTGTTATCAGAATCTCAAGAACGGATGTTATTTGTCGCTCAAAAAGGGCGAGAACAGGAGTTAATTGATATTTTCCATCGTTGGGGATTACAAGCGGTTGTGGCGGGAAGTGTGATTGCTGAACCAATAGTTAGAATTTTATTTCAAGGGGAAATTGCTGCGGAAATTCCGGCGGATGCTTTAGCAGAAAATACGCCATTATATCCGCGAGAAATATTATCAGAACCGCCAGAATATGTTCAAATAGCTTGGCAATGGAAACCGGAAAATTTACCGGAATCTACAATATCAGGAATTAAAATTAAGGGGGAATTTCAATCTTGGAATCAAATATTATTGACCCTATTAGATACCCCTTCTATTGCTTCTAAACGCTGGGTTTATCGACAATATGATCATCAAGTTCAGAATAATACGGTTTTAGTTCCTGGGGGTGGGGATGCGGCGGTGATTCGGTTAAGGCCGTTGGAACCCCCCCACCCCCCCCTTACCAAGGGGGGGCTTGAAGATGAAGATCCGGCTTCCCCCCTTACCAAGGGGGGACTGAGGGGGGTCTATTGTGGACTAGCCGCAACAGTAGACTGTAACTCTCGGTATGTGTATCTTGACCCCTACGAAGGAGCGAAGGCAACGGTAGCCGAAGCCGCCCGGAATTTAAGTTGTGTGGGGGCCGAACCGATTGCGGTGACGGATAACTTGAATTTTGGTAGTCCTGAAAAACCGATTGGATATTGGCAGTTGGCGGAATCTTGTCGGGGGATTTCCGATGGCTGTAAGGCGTTGAATACTCCGGTGACGGGGGGGAATGTGTCACTTTATAATGAAACCCTGGATGCACAGGGGAACCCGGAATCCATTTATCCGACCCCGGTGGTGGGAATGGTGGGGTTAATTGCGGATTTAACCAAGGTTTGTGGCCAAGGTTGGCAAAGTTCGGGGGATTTAATCTATCTTTTGGGGGATGACAAAACCTTACCCACGTTAGGCGCGTCGGAATATCTGGCGGTGTTGCATAGTACGATTGCGGGTAAGCCTCCGAGGGTAGATTTTGAGTTAGAACAAAAGGTACAAACTGCCTGTCGGGAAGGTATTCGTCAAGGTTGGATTAAATCGGCCCATGATTGTGCTGAAGGGGGGTTAGCGGTGGCGCTGGCCGAATCTTGTCTGAGTGGCCAAAAAGGGGCGACGGTTAAGCTGGGTTTAGGTTCTAATCCTTCTGTCCGTTGGGATAATATTCTATTTGGAGAAGGAGGGGGACGAATTCTGGTTTCTGTGCATCCTGAATCTCAGTTGGTTTGGGAAGGGTTTTTAGAACAACAGTTAGGGAAAGAAAACGATATCTGGCAAAACTTGGGTTTTGTGGGTTCGGGATCTGAACCTTTAAGGATTTTAGCTGATGATCAGGGTTTAATTGAGGTTGATCTTGGAGAAATGGGCGATCGCTATTTTAATGCGATTGAACGCAGGGTGGATGGTCAGGATTAA
- a CDS encoding putative acyltransferase — MSISTKETQVNSDVSPLLAAIVYPLGRHLVLPFYFKSLEVIGQENLPRQGPIILAPTHRSRWDAIMIPFSTGRYVTGRDLRFMVTVDEMKGLQGWFIRHLGGFAINQKHPTISTIRYGVELLHQGEMLVIFPEGNIFQDDQVHPLKLGLGRLAIQAETSQEHLGIKIVPISVRYNPIIPCRGSSVKIKIGTPLSVTDYCQGSAKKDAQHLIQDLQLALNQIDQP, encoded by the coding sequence ATGTCCATATCTACAAAAGAAACACAGGTTAATTCTGACGTTTCTCCCTTGCTGGCTGCAATTGTTTATCCCTTGGGACGACATCTGGTTTTACCATTTTATTTTAAATCCTTGGAAGTCATCGGCCAAGAAAATCTTCCCCGACAAGGCCCTATTATTTTAGCACCAACCCATCGTTCCCGTTGGGATGCAATTATGATTCCCTTTTCCACAGGTCGCTATGTCACCGGGCGGGACTTGCGGTTTATGGTTACGGTTGATGAAATGAAAGGACTACAGGGGTGGTTTATTCGTCACCTCGGTGGGTTTGCAATTAATCAAAAACATCCGACTATTTCTACGATTCGTTATGGCGTGGAATTGCTACACCAAGGAGAAATGTTAGTGATTTTTCCAGAAGGAAATATTTTTCAGGATGACCAAGTTCACCCCCTAAAATTAGGACTGGGACGTTTAGCCATCCAAGCGGAAACTAGCCAGGAACATTTAGGAATTAAGATTGTCCCGATTTCTGTACGCTATAATCCGATTATTCCCTGTCGAGGTTCTAGTGTTAAAATAAAAATCGGTACTCCCTTATCTGTGACTGATTATTGTCAAGGTTCAGCCAAAAAAGATGCTCAACATCTGATTCAAGATTTACAATTAGCACTGAACCAAATTGATCAACCCTAA